A single Ammospiza caudacuta isolate bAmmCau1 chromosome 6, bAmmCau1.pri, whole genome shotgun sequence DNA region contains:
- the RHOD gene encoding rho-related GTP-binding protein RhoD produces MQRERGEQSPGAPETEVKAVIVGDGGCGKTSLLVAFAKGDFPKVYVPTVFEKYTASLQVAGKPVKIHLWDTAGQEDYDRLRPLSYSDANVVLMCFDVTDSNSFDNILTKWYPEVNHFCKGVPVLLVGCKTDLRQDQEALQKLKDGRIEPVSRQQGEAMARQVRAVSYMECSARYQDNVGNIFVTACNAAISAARRRQRKAGPRRGCAIL; encoded by the exons ATGCAGCGGGAGCgcggggagcagagcccaggagccCCCGAAACCGAGGTCAAGGCTGTCATCGTCGGGGATGGCGGCTGCGGGAAGACGTCGCTGCTGGTGGCCTTCGCCAAAGGGGACTTCCCCAAG GTCTATGTCCCCACCGTGTTTGAGAAGTACACAGCGTCCCTCCAGGTTGCCGGCAAGCCCGTGAAGATCCACCTGTGGGATACAGCAg GACAGGAAGACTACGACAGGCTTCGCCCTCTGTCCTACTCAGATGCCAACGTTGTCCTCATGTGCTTTGATGTCACCGACTCCAACAGCTTTGACAACATCCTAACAAAG TGGTACCCGGAGGTGAACCACTTCTGCAAGGGGGTCCCGGTGCTGCTGGTGGGCTGCAAGACGGACCTGCGGCAGGACCAGGAGGCGCTGCAGAAGCTGAAGGACGGGCGGATAGAGCCCGTCTCCCGCCAGCAG ggagaggccatggcCCGGCAGGTCCGCGCCGTGTCCTACATGGAGTGTTCAGCCAGGTACCAGGACAACGTCGGGAACATCTTTGTGACAGCCTGCAATGCCGCCATCAGCGCCGCCCGCCGGAGGCAGCGCAAGGCGGGACCCAGGAGGGGCTGCGCCATCCTCTGA